The following proteins come from a genomic window of Triticum aestivum cultivar Chinese Spring chromosome 6A, IWGSC CS RefSeq v2.1, whole genome shotgun sequence:
- the LOC123130711 gene encoding putative GEM-like protein 8: MRKSSCGHVIGVPVTSKAYALEEATTRGAGAAKKDGDRLAVSLTHPSPYASFGYKHSSKGQVIHWVNKLGRRAQGFRDHVTLGPKLSETVKGKLSLGARILQAGGVERVFRQAFSAEKGERLVKALQCYLYTTSGPIAGMLFVSTRKIAFRSDRSLTVTSPAGDVARVPYKVVVPLGRIKGVQPSENADNPEQKYIHMATVDGFEFWFMGFVSYQRCCKYMQQVISSQL, from the exons ATGAGGAAGTCCAGCTGCGGCCATGTGATCGGAGTGCCTGTGACCTCCAAGGCGTACGCCTTAGAGGAGGCGACAACCAGGGGCGCCGGGGCGGCCAAGAAGGACGGCGATCGCCTCGCCGTCTCGTTGACGCACCCGAGCCCCTACGCGTCCTTCGGCTACAAACACAGTAGCAAGGGTCAGGTGATCCATTGGGTGAACAAGCTGGGCAGACGGGCGCAGGGCTTCAGAGACCACG TGACCCTGGGGCCGAAGCTGTCGGAGACGGTGAAGGGGAAGCTCAGCCTGGGCGCGAGGATCCTGCAGGCCGGCGGCGTGGAGCGGGTGTTCCGGCAGGCCTTCTCGGCCGAGAAGGGCGAGCGGCTGGTGAAGGCGCTGCAGTGCTACCTCTACACCACCAGCGGGCCCATCGCCGGGATGCTCTTCGTCTCCACCAGGAAGATCGCCTTCCGCAGCGACCGGTCCCTCACAGTCACCTCGCCGGCGGGCGACGTCGCTCGGGTGCCGTACAAGGTGGTGGTGCCGCTGGGGAGGATCAAGGGGGTGCAGCCGAGCGAGAACGCGGACAACCCGGAGCAGAAGTACATACACATGGCCACCGTGGACGGCTTCGAGTTCTGGTTCATGGGCTTCGTCAGCTACCAGAGGTGCTGCAAGTACATGCAGCAGGTCATCTCGTCCCAGCTGTGA